The following coding sequences lie in one Oryza brachyantha chromosome 10, ObraRS2, whole genome shotgun sequence genomic window:
- the LOC102711466 gene encoding glucan endo-1,3-beta-glucosidase 11-like — translation MRPFLVVVAAVLLLAAAAEATSSALLGINYGRVGNNLPPPTAVPQMLSSLGVGRVRLYDADPATLRAFANTGVELVVGVPDECLAAVSTPAGAMSWVRSVVQPALPATKIAVLTVGNEVLTGANSSSLSRSLLPAMQCLHDALAQLGLDRQVAVTTAHNLGVLATSYPPSSAYFRKDLLPLLCPILDFHARTGSPFLVNAYPYFAYAEDPTGVELDYALLDPAYAGVADPSSGLHYPNLLVAQVDAVYHAIAAANTAAARAVEVRVSETGWPSAGDGNETGATPQNAARYNGNVMRLVADGKGTPLRPTVALRVYMFALFNENMKPGPTSERNYGLFKPDGTPVYELSYRLPKDNTNSGAGGMGGGGSGSGTITGGGSVDGGYYSISASAKSPVGWWTWWTQAAVAACVAVLMMMMAL, via the exons ATGCGGCCCTTCCTCGTGGTAGTGGCGGCCGTGCTGCTCCTCGCGGCGGCTGCCGAGGCGACGTCGTCGGCGCTGCTGGGCATCAACTACGGCCGGGTGGGCAACAACCTGCCGCCACCGACCGCCGTGCCGCAGATGCTCTCGTCGCTCGGAGTTGGCCGCGTCAGGCTCTACGACGCCGACCCGGCCACCCTCCGCGCGTTCGCCAACACCGGGGTGGAGCTCGTGGTCGGCGTCCCCGACGagtgcctcgccgccgtctccaccCCCGCCGGCGCCATGTCGTGGGTCCGCTCCGTCGTCCAGCCGGCGCTCCCGGCGACCAAGATCGCGGTGCTCACCGTCGGCAACGAGGTGCTCACCGGCGCCAACAGCTCCTCGCTGTCGCGCTCGCTGCTCCCGGCCATGCAGTGCCTCCACGACGCGCTCGCGCAGCTCGGCCTGGACAGGCAGgtcgccgtcaccaccgcGCACAACCTCGGCGTGCTCGCCACCTCCTACCCGCCCTCGTCGGCGTACTTCAGGAAGGACCTCCTCCCGCTGCTCTGCCCGATCCTCGACTTCCACGCCCGCACCGGCTCGCCCTTCCTCGTCAACGCCTACCCCTACTTCGCCTACGCCGAGGACCCCACCGGCGTCGAGCTCGACTACGCGCTGCTGGACCCGGCCtacgccggcgtcgccgaccCCTCCTCCGGCCTGCACTACCCAAACCTGCTCGTCGCGCAGGTGGACGCCGTGTACCACGCCATCGCGGCGGCCAAcactgcggcggcgcgggccgtCGAGGTGCGGGTGTCCGAGACCGGGTGGCcgtccgccggcgacggcaacgagACCGGCGCGACGCCGCAGAACGCCGCCAGGTACAACGGCAACGTGAtgcgcctcgtcgccgacggGAAGGGCACGCCGCTCCGGCCGACGGTGGCGCTGCGCGTCTACATGTTCGCGCTCTTCAACGAGAACATGAAGCCCGGCCCGACGTCGGAGCGCAACTACGGCCTCTTCAAGCCCGACGGCACGCCGGTCTACGAGCTCTCCTACCGCCTGCCAAAGGACAACACcaactccggcgccggcggcatgggtggcggcggcagcggcagcggcaccattaccggcggcggctcggtggACGGCGGCTACTACAGCATCTCTGCATCAGCAAAGTCACCCGTG GGTTGGTGGACATGGTGGACAcaagcagcagtagcagcatgTGTGGCTGtcctgatgatgatgatggcatTGTGA